In Sphingomonas oryzagri, the genomic stretch CGAGGATCTCGAGGAAATCCTCGACGCGACGCCCGAGGGCCGTCGCACCCTGCTCTTCTCGGCGACCATGCCCAAGCCGATCGTCGCGCTCGCCAAGCGCTATCAGAAGGATGCCCTGCGTATCTCGACGGTGGGCGAGGATCGCGGTCATGGCGACATCAGCTACCAGGCCGTCACCGTCGCGCCGTCCGACATCGAGAATGCGGTGGTCAACCTGCTGCGCCTGCACGAGCCGGACACGGCGATCCTGTTCTGCGCCACCCGTGACGCGGTGCGCAGCCTGCATGCGAGCCTCGTCGATCGCGGATTCTCGGCCGTCGCGCTGTCGGGCGAGCATAGCCAGTCCGAGCGCAACCATGCGTTGCAGGCCCTGCGCGACCGCCGCGCGCGCGTCTGCGTCGCCACCGACGTCGCCGCGCGCGGCATCGATCTGCCCTCGCTCAGCCTCGTCATCCATGTCGAGCTGCCGCGCGATGCTGAGACGCTGCAGCACCGTTCGGGTCGCACCGGCCGCGCCGGCAAGAAGGGCATCGCCGCGCTGATCGTCCCCTATCCGCGCCGCCGCCGCGTCGACGCGATGCTGAAGGGCGCGCGCATCCAGGCGCAGTGGGGGCCTGCCCCCGGCCCGGAAGAGGTGCTCAAGGCCGATCGCGAGCGGCTGATCGAGGCGCTGCTCGCCCCCATCGAGATCGAGGACGAGGACCGCGCGCTGGCCGAGCGCCTGATCGCCGAGCGTAGCCCTGAGGACATCGCCGCGATGCTGGTGCAGGCGCACCGGGCCAAGCTGCCGCAGCCGGAATCGCTGGTCGAAGGCTCCGACGCCGGTCCGCCCGAGCGCCGCGATCGGATCGAGGGCGTATGGTTCCGCATGGATGTCGGCCGCCAGCACAATGCCGATCCGCGCTGGCTGCTGCCTTTGCTCTGCCGTCGCGGCCACATCACCAAGCAGGAAGTCGGCGCGATCCGCATCATGCCGAACGAAACCCTGTTCGAGATCCATCCGGCGGCCGCACACAAGTTCCAGCAGTCGATCAAGCGCACCGCCGGTAACGACGATAACGACGTGACGATCGAGCCGGCGCCGAACGGTGCGCCCGCCGGTCGCGGCGGCGCACCGTCCGGCCCGCATCGCCACCGCCGCGCCGGCCCGCCGCCCCGTGGCGGGCGGCCGGGGCCGCGCCGTTGAGGATCCTGGTCGACGCGGACGCCTGCCCGGTCAAGGAAGAGGTCTACAAGGTGGCGTTCCGGCGCGAGGTGCCGGTGGTGCTGGTGGCGAATTCGCACCTGCGCGTGCCGCCGCACCCGCTGATCAGCCGCGAGACCGTCACCAACGTGCTCGACGCCGCCGACGATCGGATCGCCGAACTGGCCGGGCCGCAGGATGTGGTGGTGACCGCCGACATCCTGCTCGCCGATCGCTGCCTGAAGGCCGGCGCGACGGTGCTGGCGCCGACCGGCAAGCCCTTCACCGCCGCCTCGATCGGCAGCGCCATCGCGGTGCGCGCGATCATGGTCGATCTGCGCGCCGGCGGCGACCAGATCGGCGGCGCCGCGCCTTTTTCCAAGCAGGACCGCTCGCGCTTCCTTCAGGCGCTGGACGAAGCGCTGGTGCGGCTGGCGCGGGTCTAGATCAGGCCTAGTTTCTCCCGCCGCATCCAGCGCGTCATCATCAGCACCGCCGCTGCGGCGAGACCGGCGGCCAGGCCGACCCACACGCCGATGCCGCCCCAGCCGAGGTGGAAGGCGAACAGGATCGCCGTCCCGAAGCCGATCACCCAATAACCGAGCGCCGCGAACAGCATCGGCACGGCGGTATCGTGGATGCCGCGCAGCATCCCCGCCCCCACCGCCTGCGCGCCGTCGACCAGCTGGAACAAAGCCGCGACCGTCAGGAACGCCACCGCCAGATCGATCACGTGCGCGTTGGCAGGCGTATGCACGTCGAGGAACAGGCCGACGAGGAAGCGCGGCGCCAGCAGCATCAGGCTCGCCGAGCAGACCATGAACACCATCGTCACGCCGAACGCCGCCCAGCCCGCGCGGCCGACGCCCACCCGGTCGTGCCGGCCATAAGCGAGGCCGACGCGCACCGTCGTCGCCTGCCCGATGCCCAGCGGCACCATGAAGCAGAGCGAGGCGATCTGGATCGCCACCGCGTGCGCCGCCAGCTCCGGCTCGCCGATCATCCCCATCAGGAAGACGGCGGCGTTGAAGATGGTCACCTCCATCCCCAAAGTCACCGCGATCGGCAGGCCCAGCCGCCAGACCTGCGCGAAGCGCGCCCAGTCCGGCCGCCAGAAATTGCCGAACAGGTAGTAGCGGCGGAAATGCCGGTGCCGCGTCACCACGATGGCGAGGCCGACCGCCATCACGCTGTTGGAGATCGTGCTCCCCAGCCCCGCCCCGTACAGGCCGAGCGCCGGCAGGCCGAACTTGCCGAAGATCAACGCGTAGTTGAGGATCGCGTTGGAGAAGACCGCGAAGGCGCCCGCCGCGAACGCCCAGCCCGGCCGCTCCAGCGCCGACACGAACGATTTCAGCACCTGATAGACAAACAGCGGCAGCATCCCGAACATCATCGGGCGGATAAGGTGCGAGGCCTGCTTCGCCAGTTCCGGCTCCTGCCGGAACAGCAGCAATATGCCCTCGGAATGCCAGAGCAGCAGCCAGATCGGAATAACCAGCGCCACCGCCGCCCACAGGCTCTGCCGAACGGTACGCCGCACGTCGCGGACGTTGTGGGCGCGCTGGCCGAGCGCACGGGCCATCATCGGCGAGGCGGCGATCATCACGCCGACCCCGAAGATCATGCAGGCATTGTAGAGGTTCACGCCGAGCGACCCGGCCGCAAGCACCTTCGGCCCCGCCCAGCCAAGCAGCACCACATCGGTCGCCGGGATCAGCGCCTGCGCGAGGTTGGTCAGCACCAGCGGGTAGGCGAGCGCCACCGTCGCGCGCGCCTCCCGCCCCCACCAGCTCCGGTCCTGCATCCCGCTCATCCCGTCCGGTTGAGCGCTTGGACCCGGATTGGCAAGGGGCTTGGACCGTGTGGCCATCTTGCCGCACCTGCGAAGAACAGGCTGTCATGACGGGTTTGTCACTTTTATGGCAGCGTGATGTTACACTATCTCGCCGCGAAGCCGGTTCCGGAGATTCGCATGTCCCCCAGGTTCGTTCTGTTGCTCAGCGTTGCCGCCCTCTCCGTTCTGCCCGCGACCGCCTACGCAACCGATGCGGCCCCGCCCGTCACCACCGACAAGGATAGCGATGCGGCGGCCGCCGCGGCCGCACAGCCCAAGGCGATCGTCGTCACCGGCCATCGCCTCGACGAGGCGCGCGCTTCCATCCAGCCCTCGCTCGGCGCGACGGCCTACGGCGTCGATCAGGCGACCATCCAGAAGCTGCCGGGCGGCGACAACCAGCCGCTCAACCAACTGATCCTCCAGGTGCCAGGCACCGCGCAGGACGGCTTCGGCCAGCTCCACATCCGCGGCGACCACAATGGTCTCGAATACCGCATCAACGGCACCATCCTGCCCGAGGGCCTCGCCGTCTTCGGCCAGACGCTCAGCCCCCGCCTGATCAACAGCTTCAACCTGCTGACCGGCGCGCTGCCCGCCCAATATGGCCTGCGCACCGCCGGCATCATCGACATCACCACCAAGACCGGCTTCCAGAACAAGGGCGAGATCAGCCTGTACGGCGGCAGCCACGATACGATCATGCCGAGCGCCGATTATGGCGGCTCGACCGGCAACACCAACTACTTCGTTTCCGGCAGCTTCACCCACAACCGGCTGGGCATCGAGAGCGTCGACGGCTCCTCCAACCCGCTGCACGACAAGACCGATCAGGCCAACGCCTTCGCCTATGTCGATCACATCCTGGGCGATGGGGACCGGATCTCCTTCCTGGGCGGCTTCTCCAACGACTATTTCCAGATCCCCAATCCGCGCGGCCTCCATGCCGGGGACACCAACCCCGGCTGGAATGTCGATGGGCAGACCGATTACCTCTCCAACGACCTGAACGAGCGCCAGCTCGAGCGCACCGGCTTCGGCGCGGTCTCCTGGCTGCACCATGTCGGCGACTTCACCTGGCAAACCTCGCTCTATGCCCGCTATTCGGAACTGGTCTACCGGCCGGACATCACCGGCGAACTGCTGTTCAACGGACAGGCGCAGCAGGCGAAGAAGCAGGACTTCACCGTCGGCCTCCAGTCCGAAGCCGCGTACCACATTTCCGACCACCACACGCTGCGCGGCGGCGTGATCCTGAGCCGCGATCGCGGCACCAGCGACACCAACACCTTCGTCTTTCCCGGCGAGTATGAGATCGACCCCACCACGCTGGAGCGCACCGGCGTCTTCGACCAGACCGGCCAGCCGATCGGCATCGTCGACAACAGCGCATCGACCGAGTGGACCGAGAGCGTCTACCTGCAGGACGAGTGGAAGGTGCTGCCCGGCGTCACGCTCAATTTCGGCGGCCGCTACGATCATTATTGCGGCTTCCGCTGCGAGCACCAGTTCAGCCCGCGCGTCAACGCCGTGTGGCAGCCGAGCCGCGACACGACCTTCCACGCCGGTTATGCGCGCTATTTCTCGCCGCCGCCGTTCGAGAATGTCGCGACGACCAGCATCGACAAATTCGTCAACACCAGCGCCGCGCCGACCGACCCCACCGCGCCCAACACCACGCCCTATGCCGAGCGGCAGAATTATTTCGACGTCGGCGTGGAGCAGAAGATCGGCCCGGTCACCGCGACGATCGACGGCTATTACCGCAAATCCCGCAATCTGGTGGACGAGGGCCAGTTCGGCGCGCCGATCATCCTGACGCCGTTCAACTATCGCACCGGCAAGATCTACGGCATCGAGGGGAGCCTCAGCTACCAGCGCGGTCCCTGGCTGGCCTACGGCAACCTCGCCTACGCCAAGGCGCGCGGCAAGGACATCGTATCGAGCCAGTTCAACTTCTCGCCCGAAGACCTCGCCTACATCCAGAACCACTACATCTTCCTCGATCACGACCAGCGCTGGACGGGATCGGCGGGCATTTCCTACAGCTTCGAGGATGGCTTCCTGCGCGGCTCCAAGCTCGGCGGCGACATGCTCTACGGATCGGGGCTGCGCACCGACGGCGCGGTGCCGAACGGCGGCAAGCTGTCGCCCTATGCCCAGTTCAACCTGACCGCGAGCCACAAGTTCGACGGGCCGGGGATCGAGGTGCGGCTCGACGTCACCAACGTGCTCGACCACAAATACGAGATCCGCGACGGATCGGGCATCGGCGTCGGCGCGCCGCAATATGGCCCGCGCCGCGGCGTGTTCGTCGGCGTGACGAAGGATATCTAGGTCCTCCCCCGCCAGGGGGAGGGTTACAAGGTCACGCCACCGCCAGCTTCTGCTCGCGCCGCCGGTCGTCCCACATCGTCACCGCCCAGATGGCGAAGCCGCCGAGCGCGAGACAGGCACCGACCGGGCCGGTGGAGGTCCAGCCCCAGCCGGCGTCGATCGCGAAGCCACCGAGCAGCGGCCCCAGCGCGTTGGCGGTGTTGAACGCCGAATGGTTGAGCGCGGCGGCGAGTTGCTGCGCGTCGCCCGCCACGTCCATCAGGCGCGGCTGGAGCACCACGCCGAGCGACCCCGCGATCGCGATGAAGAACACGTCGATCATCACCAGTGCCGGGCTGTGCGCGGCGAGCGGGAAGAGCAGCAAGGTCGCGGCCGAGAAGAGAAGCAGCGCGCCGCCGGTCGGCATCAGCGCCTTGTCGGCGAACCACGGCACCACGATGTTGCCCACCGTCATGCCGATACCGAACACCGCGAACACGATGGGCACGAAGCCCGGCGAGACGTGCGTCACTGCCGTCAGCGTGGTGGCGAGGTAGGTGTAGACGCAGAACAGCCCGCCGAAACCGATCGCGCTGATCGCCAGCAGCAGCCAGACCTGCCCGTTCTTCAGCGCACCAAGCTCCCGCAGGGGGCTGGCCTCGGGATGGGCGGCATCGCGCGGCGCGAACATCGCGACCATCGCCACCGT encodes the following:
- a CDS encoding DEAD/DEAH box helicase — protein: MPFSSLPASLAEALAARGYAAPTAVQAAVIEPDADGRDLIVSAQTGSGKTVAFGLAMAKQLLDEAGSAGPSGAPKALIIAPTRELALQVSRELMWLYKEARAWIATCVGGMDANRERRNLAQGAHIVVGTPGRLRDHLERGALDLSQLKVAVLDEADEMLDMGFREDLEEILDATPEGRRTLLFSATMPKPIVALAKRYQKDALRISTVGEDRGHGDISYQAVTVAPSDIENAVVNLLRLHEPDTAILFCATRDAVRSLHASLVDRGFSAVALSGEHSQSERNHALQALRDRRARVCVATDVAARGIDLPSLSLVIHVELPRDAETLQHRSGRTGRAGKKGIAALIVPYPRRRRVDAMLKGARIQAQWGPAPGPEEVLKADRERLIEALLAPIEIEDEDRALAERLIAERSPEDIAAMLVQAHRAKLPQPESLVEGSDAGPPERRDRIEGVWFRMDVGRQHNADPRWLLPLLCRRGHITKQEVGAIRIMPNETLFEIHPAAAHKFQQSIKRTAGNDDNDVTIEPAPNGAPAGRGGAPSGPHRHRRAGPPPRGGRPGPRR
- a CDS encoding YaiI/YqxD family protein, with the protein product MRILVDADACPVKEEVYKVAFRREVPVVLVANSHLRVPPHPLISRETVTNVLDAADDRIAELAGPQDVVVTADILLADRCLKAGATVLAPTGKPFTAASIGSAIAVRAIMVDLRAGGDQIGGAAPFSKQDRSRFLQALDEALVRLARV
- a CDS encoding MATE family efflux transporter — translated: MSGMQDRSWWGREARATVALAYPLVLTNLAQALIPATDVVLLGWAGPKVLAAGSLGVNLYNACMIFGVGVMIAASPMMARALGQRAHNVRDVRRTVRQSLWAAVALVIPIWLLLWHSEGILLLFRQEPELAKQASHLIRPMMFGMLPLFVYQVLKSFVSALERPGWAFAAGAFAVFSNAILNYALIFGKFGLPALGLYGAGLGSTISNSVMAVGLAIVVTRHRHFRRYYLFGNFWRPDWARFAQVWRLGLPIAVTLGMEVTIFNAAVFLMGMIGEPELAAHAVAIQIASLCFMVPLGIGQATTVRVGLAYGRHDRVGVGRAGWAAFGVTMVFMVCSASLMLLAPRFLVGLFLDVHTPANAHVIDLAVAFLTVAALFQLVDGAQAVGAGMLRGIHDTAVPMLFAALGYWVIGFGTAILFAFHLGWGGIGVWVGLAAGLAAAAVLMMTRWMRREKLGLI
- a CDS encoding TonB-dependent receptor — encoded protein: MSPRFVLLLSVAALSVLPATAYATDAAPPVTTDKDSDAAAAAAAQPKAIVVTGHRLDEARASIQPSLGATAYGVDQATIQKLPGGDNQPLNQLILQVPGTAQDGFGQLHIRGDHNGLEYRINGTILPEGLAVFGQTLSPRLINSFNLLTGALPAQYGLRTAGIIDITTKTGFQNKGEISLYGGSHDTIMPSADYGGSTGNTNYFVSGSFTHNRLGIESVDGSSNPLHDKTDQANAFAYVDHILGDGDRISFLGGFSNDYFQIPNPRGLHAGDTNPGWNVDGQTDYLSNDLNERQLERTGFGAVSWLHHVGDFTWQTSLYARYSELVYRPDITGELLFNGQAQQAKKQDFTVGLQSEAAYHISDHHTLRGGVILSRDRGTSDTNTFVFPGEYEIDPTTLERTGVFDQTGQPIGIVDNSASTEWTESVYLQDEWKVLPGVTLNFGGRYDHYCGFRCEHQFSPRVNAVWQPSRDTTFHAGYARYFSPPPFENVATTSIDKFVNTSAAPTDPTAPNTTPYAERQNYFDVGVEQKIGPVTATIDGYYRKSRNLVDEGQFGAPIILTPFNYRTGKIYGIEGSLSYQRGPWLAYGNLAYAKARGKDIVSSQFNFSPEDLAYIQNHYIFLDHDQRWTGSAGISYSFEDGFLRGSKLGGDMLYGSGLRTDGAVPNGGKLSPYAQFNLTASHKFDGPGIEVRLDVTNVLDHKYEIRDGSGIGVGAPQYGPRRGVFVGVTKDI
- a CDS encoding MFS transporter codes for the protein MTSSQPKTHVHPGLVMLALAMGGFAIGTTEFASMALVPYLARGLHIDEPTAGHIISAYALGVVVGAPLIAVIGAKLARRTQLIALMTLFALGNGLSAIAPSYGWLIVFRFLAGLPHGAYFGIAALVATSLVPPDRRAMAIGRIFLGLTTATVIGVPAASWIGQAVGWRSGFAIVAVLALITVAMVAMFAPRDAAHPEASPLRELGALKNGQVWLLLAISAIGFGGLFCVYTYLATTLTAVTHVSPGFVPIVFAVFGIGMTVGNIVVPWFADKALMPTGGALLLFSAATLLLFPLAAHSPALVMIDVFFIAIAGSLGVVLQPRLMDVAGDAQQLAAALNHSAFNTANALGPLLGGFAIDAGWGWTSTGPVGACLALGGFAIWAVTMWDDRRREQKLAVA